The region TGACCGGTGCAACCCGGTCCAACCTGCGCCTCACGCCGGTGACGGAGCCGCTTCTGTGCGGGCGTTGAACACCAGCTCCCAGACGTGTCCGTCGGGGTCTGTGAAGTATCCGGTGTAGGACCCGTCGTAGTCACCGGCCGGCTGCGGAGCCGATCCGCCTGCTGCTGCGGCGCGAGCGAGGGTGTCGTCGACCTCCTGTTGGCTGCCGATGGCGCACGTGATGATGCACCCGGCCGCCGCGGACGGATCATGAGGAGCAACGTCGGCGCGGCCGGCGTATTTCGCGAACTCGTCCCGGCCGATGAGGAAAAGGGACAGGTTCGGCAATTCGAACAGGATGATGCCCTCATCGATGCCGTCGGTGCGCAACCCCAGCCCGTCTCTGTAGAAGCGCAGTGATCTGTCCAGGTCGGCGACTGGCAGCGAAACGATGGTGGTCTTGGGTTTCACGCTTTCTCCTCAGCTGGCTGTTCGGGGCAGAATACCTGGTCAGGGCCATGATCGAAGAAGCTTGTGCTGATCAGACCGGGACCACGGTGTCGAGAACCGAAGTAGTCGGCTGCTCCGGTACAACCTCGCATCCCTCACCGACAAACGTCAGCGTCGAAGCGATCCCGAGGCCAGGTGATCTGCTTGAGCCGTACCGGTTCCCGAGGTTCGTTGTGCACTTACCGCCGAGGCACGCTACGAAAACTCCGGTCGCGCATTGCGTCTTCGACTTGTCACCTCCATGGAGCAATCCCAGCGGGTCGCGCTGTCTTGCTCGCAGGGCATGACGGCGCGGCGGGTCGTAGCGTGGTAGCTCCAGACGGGCCGGGACAGGCGGGGACCGCGCCGGACCGTCCGTTCGACATCGCCTTCCGGAGGACGCGCGGAGGAGGAGAGGGTCATGGCCACCAAGCAGCGGAAGTCGACGACCGTGGAGATGCCGGGTGTGACGGCCGAGGTCCACCAGCCGGACCACTACATCCCCACGCGCGACGACCTGGCGGGCGCGGCGAACGCCGTCCGCTCCTACTTGCCCTCCGGTCGGACCATGGCCTTCTACGGTGGTCTCGGAGCGCTGGCCGCCTTCTCGATGATCGAATGGCCGGTGGCGGCCGCGATCGGCCTTGGGGTGGCGGTGGCCCAGCGCGGCGGCTCGCAGGAGAAGCAGAGTTCCTGAAACGTGCCGAGGTGAGTGGATGGTGACGCCGGGCCCCGGAATCCCGGACGAGGTCCGCGGCGAGGTCGAACTGCTGTGGGAGTACCACGACCTGCGGCACGAGCTGCGGCCGTGCGATGTCGGCGTCGGCCTGGGCTGCCACGACATCGGTGTCGCCGACCAGGTCGCGGACCTCTACCACGCGGGATACTTCCCGCTGATCGTCTTCACCGGCGCGAACGCGCCGACCACCGTCGAGCGGTTCCCCCGCGGCGAAGCCGTGCACTACCGGGAGCGCGCGCTGGAACTCGGGGTTCCCGACGCCGCGATCGTCGTCGAGCCGAGGGCCACCAACACCGGCGAGAACATCGAGTACACCCGGCAGGTCCTCGCCGGACGCCGCATGGAAGTCCGTTCGCTGCTGATGGTGTGCAAGCCGTACCAGCAGCGCCGCGCCTACGCCACGGCCAAGCACATCTGGCCGGAGGTCGAGATCGTGTGCGGTGCGCGGCGCCTCCCGCTCGACGACTACGTCGAATCGATCGGCGACGCCCGGCGGGTGATCGACATGCTCGTCGGCGACACCCAGCGCATCACCCTCTACGCGCAACGGGGCTTCGCCGTGGCCCAGCACGTGCCGCGGGAGGTCGACGCGGCCTGGCGGCGGCTCGTCGACGCGGGCTACACCGGCAGGCTCGTCCGTGACTAGCGTCTCCCAAGCGGTGGATGCGGCGTGCGTTGCGTCACCGAGCGTTGCGGCGCGCGGGCTGAACCACCCGGTACGAGGCTCGGCCGAGGCGAGCAGGTGAGACCCCGGACGGGTGGAATCGCTATCCTCTAGCCGGCGTGGGTAGCCCACCGTGCCCACCCGAGAGGAGTGACGTGGCAGCCACTGAGGACGCCCGCAGGCTGGCCCTGGTAGCGGCGCAGGCGGCGGCGGACAAGAAGGCCACGGACGTGGTCGTGCTCGACGTGTCCGAGCAGTTGGTCATCACCGACTGCTTCCTGATCGCCTCGGCGCCGAACGAGCGCCAGGTGGAGGCGATCGTGGACTCGGTCGAGGAGAAGATGCGCGCCGCGGGCACCAAGCCGGTCCGGCGCGAAGGGGCCCGCGAGGGCCGCTGGGTGCTGCTCGACTTCGTCGACGTCGTCGTGCACGTACAGCACGCCGACGAACGCGCGTTCTACGGCCTCGAGCGGCTGTGGAAGGACTGCCCCCGCATCCCGTTCGAGGACCGCACCGGCCCGCCCGCCGAGTCCGAGGACGAGAGCGGTCCGGCGTGACGCTGGACAGGCTGCTGCTCTGGAGGCACGGCGAGACCGACTACAACGCGGCCGGCCGTATCCAGGGCCACCTCGACAGCTCGCTGACCGAGACCGGACAGGAGCAGGCCAGGCGCGCCGCGCCGGTGATCGCCGCCTTCCAGCCCGACGTCGCGCTCAGCTCGGACCTCAACCGGGCCAGGTCGACCGCTGCCGAGTTCACCGAGGTCAGCGGCATGCCGGTGCGCCTGGACAAGCGCCTGCGGGAAACCCACCTCGGGGAGTGGCAGGGGCTGAGCGGAGCCGAGGTCGAACACGGCTGGCCGGGCGCGATGAGCACTTGGCGCTCGACGCCGACCTGGGCCCCGCCGGGCGGCGAGTCCAGGGTCGAGGTCGCCGAGCGGGCGTTGGAGGTCGTCGACGAGCTCGACCTCACCTACACCGGTACCGCGCTGCTGTGCGCGCACGGCGGTCTGATCACCGCGCTCACCGCCCGGTTGCTGTCGTGGCCGGTGGAGCTCTGGCCGGGTCTGGGCGGTGTCGCGAACTGCCACTGGGTCGTCCTCGCGCGGCGCAGCAGCAGCGACCACCGCTGGCGGCTGATGACCTACAACGGCGGCGTCGCCGGATGACCTGCGCGGCATGACCGCCCTCGGCGATTAGGGTTGCGCCGTGTCCATTGCAGTCGTCACCGACTCGACGGCGTACCTGCCGCCGGGTTACGCCGAGCGGTACGCGGTGCGCAGCGTCGGCCTGCACGTGAGCGTGGACGGCGCGGGGTCGGTCGCCGAGTCCGGGTTCGGGCCGGGTGAGCTGGCGCGTGCCTTCGACCGCAAGCACCGGGTGACGACCTCCGGCGCGACGCCCGCGGAACTGGCCAAGGCGTACCGTGCGGCCCTCGACGCCGGAGCCGAGGGTGTGGTGTCGGTGCATCTGTCCAGGCGCCTGTCGGGCACCTGGGACGCGGCCAGGTTGGCTGCCCGCGACGTCGACCCGCA is a window of Saccharopolyspora erythraea NRRL 2338 DNA encoding:
- a CDS encoding VOC family protein, giving the protein MKPKTTIVSLPVADLDRSLRFYRDGLGLRTDGIDEGIILFELPNLSLFLIGRDEFAKYAGRADVAPHDPSAAAGCIITCAIGSQQEVDDTLARAAAAGGSAPQPAGDYDGSYTGYFTDPDGHVWELVFNARTEAAPSPA
- a CDS encoding YdcF family protein; translation: MVTPGPGIPDEVRGEVELLWEYHDLRHELRPCDVGVGLGCHDIGVADQVADLYHAGYFPLIVFTGANAPTTVERFPRGEAVHYRERALELGVPDAAIVVEPRATNTGENIEYTRQVLAGRRMEVRSLLMVCKPYQQRRAYATAKHIWPEVEIVCGARRLPLDDYVESIGDARRVIDMLVGDTQRITLYAQRGFAVAQHVPREVDAAWRRLVDAGYTGRLVRD
- the rsfS gene encoding ribosome silencing factor; protein product: MAATEDARRLALVAAQAAADKKATDVVVLDVSEQLVITDCFLIASAPNERQVEAIVDSVEEKMRAAGTKPVRREGAREGRWVLLDFVDVVVHVQHADERAFYGLERLWKDCPRIPFEDRTGPPAESEDESGPA
- a CDS encoding histidine phosphatase family protein translates to MTLDRLLLWRHGETDYNAAGRIQGHLDSSLTETGQEQARRAAPVIAAFQPDVALSSDLNRARSTAAEFTEVSGMPVRLDKRLRETHLGEWQGLSGAEVEHGWPGAMSTWRSTPTWAPPGGESRVEVAERALEVVDELDLTYTGTALLCAHGGLITALTARLLSWPVELWPGLGGVANCHWVVLARRSSSDHRWRLMTYNGGVAG